The genomic interval CGGTGCATTTCGTTTCGTCGCCCACCGGGGGGTTGGAGTATACGAAATACACGTTGAAGGTGGAGGCGATCCCATGACCTTTGTTTTATTGCATTTTGATTGTGCCAGTTTGTACTAAGAAACCTTTTATGGTAGAGTTAATCGAATAAACATACAGGCCGTTTTTTGGACACTGAACACGTTGATTCAAAAAGCGTATCTGTGCGTTCTTCCGCGCGGGTCAGTGTTCTACATTTCGTGTCAGATAACTTTACATTCAACGAGGGATGTCCTGCATGGCTACTGAGAGGATACCGGATATTATCATCGGGCGGTTGCCCATTTATTTGAGGGCGTTGCAACGGCTGTCTGACCAGGGGATTCAAACCACTTCGTCGCAGGACTTGGGGGCGATCGTGGGCATTTCTGCCGCGCAGATCCGCAAGGATATTTCACAATTCGGCGAGTTCGGCAAACAAGGGACGGGGTATTCGATCTCTTACTTGATGGAAAAATTGAGAAGCATCCTCAAGATGGATCGCGTTTGGGATGTGATCATCGTGGGCATGGGCGATATCGGTCACGCGCTGGCTCATTACAATGAGCTCGCCAATCGCGGCTTTCACGTGAGTATGGTGTTCGATAACGATCCGAAAAAAGTGGGGCAGCCAGTGGGCGATTTTCAAGTTCTCGATTCGGCAGGCATGATCGAAAAGATCAAGCACCACAAGATCAAGGTGGCGATGTTGTGCGTGCCCGCCGCGTCGGCGCAGGGCGCGGCAGACCAACTGGTGAGGGCGGGGATTAAAGCCATTCTCAATTATGCCCCCATCAGCATCAACGTGCCGGAGGATGTGAAGGTGCAGTACATCGACCCGGTCACGCA from Candidatus Defluviilinea gracilis carries:
- a CDS encoding redox-sensing transcriptional repressor Rex, whose translation is MATERIPDIIIGRLPIYLRALQRLSDQGIQTTSSQDLGAIVGISAAQIRKDISQFGEFGKQGTGYSISYLMEKLRSILKMDRVWDVIIVGMGDIGHALAHYNELANRGFHVSMVFDNDPKKVGQPVGDFQVLDSAGMIEKIKHHKIKVAMLCVPAASAQGAADQLVRAGIKAILNYAPISINVPEDVKVQYIDPVTHLQRMTYYL